Proteins from one Macrobrachium rosenbergii isolate ZJJX-2024 chromosome 14, ASM4041242v1, whole genome shotgun sequence genomic window:
- the LOC136846031 gene encoding LOW QUALITY PROTEIN: major facilitator superfamily domain-containing protein 6-like (The sequence of the model RefSeq protein was modified relative to this genomic sequence to represent the inferred CDS: deleted 1 base in 1 codon) — translation MENNGIKKKESEAEREKVSWWEWLKDELTPNRELISIKFILFCYTGGSAAFFPYLTLHMQQLGITMKEIAIIYAILPVGSILGPPISGMIADRLGQYKVVVVLNIVLATVLHVLLLYIPTRTPNPLTFSCGPNGNDMTWATCDYCHHERNNTDIAFTLEECTFKCDSPPEQLQLCLSSGLNATSCRSFDVADEIQVNGTVFSLMENDTCSHAFQQILHEEKVYQKLTCPSPCPVQCKVTGSPHCLHPDDPANNPYTFWIYFFLRTIATFFLASGYTMLDATTLAILKDKSGELGKQRLLMMLGLASMPVLSGLLVDYYSEDLGYSDYLPAFYMGGAFTMTAAVLVMRLQFKVDVAGEDIWHDLRSLFTRLEIDIFLMMVLILGANLGYLENFLFVFLKDLDAPNVLLGLTLTVGHLVGIPLMFMADKIINKVGRATIFTISFMAYALRHLGYAHLTNPWWTFPLELLEVLTYELMWVAATNYCPVLAPKGLLATMTGLAGATYYSVGRGVGSLLGGYLIASIGLSNTFLAFSSISFASGILYIIIYFTYLRKVMLSEEDVKERERQEAEEAKAMLDADGRPAVIVTPKEQQNSSTL, via the exons ATGG agaacaacggGATCAAAAAGAAGGAAtcggaggcagagagagagaaagtcagctGGTGGGAATGGCTTAAAGATGAACTCACGCCCAACAGGGAGCTGATCAGCATCAAGTTCATCCTCTTCTGCTACACTGGAG GTTCAGCCGCCTTCTTCCCGTACCTGACACTACACATGCAACAACTGGGGATCACGATGAAGGAAATTGCAATCATCTACGCAATTCTTCCGGTGGGAAGCATACTTGGGCCACCTATCTCTG GAATGATAGCGGACAGGTTGGGGCAGTACAAGGTAGTGGTGGTCTTGAACATAGTTCTGGCGACAGTGCTCCACGTCCTCCTACTCTATATCCCAACGCGGACGCCAAATCCACTGACTTTTTCCTGCGGCCCCAACGGGAACGACATGACTTGGGCTACCTGTGACTATTGCCACCATGAACGCAACAACACGGACATCGCTTTTACGCTTGAG GAATGCACATTCAAATGCGACTCTCCACCGGAGCAGCTTCAGCTGTGCCTCTCTTCAGGACTAAACGCGACTTCTTGCAGAAGCTTCGATGTTGCCGACGAG ATCCAGGTGAACGGAACAGTTTTCTCCCTGATGGAGAATGACACCTGCAGCCACGCCTTCCAGCAGATCCTGCACGAGGAGAAGGTCTACCAGAAGCTCACGTGCCCATCGCCATGCCCCGTGCAGTGCAAAGTGACCGGATCGCCCCACTGCCTCCACCCGGACGATCCTGCCAACAATCCTTACACCTTCTGGATCTACTTTTTCCTTCGCACCATTGCTACGTTCTTCCTGGCCTCTGGGTATACGATGCTG gatGCCACAACCTTGGCCATCCTGAAGGATAAAAGCGGCGAACTA GGAAAGCAGAGACTTCTCATGATGTTGGGTTTGGCATCCATGCCCGTCTTGTCTGGCCTCCTCGTCGACTATTACAGCGAAGACCTTG GTTACTCGGACTACTTGCCAGCTTTCTACATGGGAGGAGCATTTACAATGACGGCTGCAGTACTCGTTATGAGACTACAGTTTAAG GTTGATGTGGCGGGAGAGGACATCTGGCACGACCTCAGGTCCCTTTTCACGAGGCTGGAGATCGACATCTTCCTAATGATGGTTCTCATCCTTGGCGCCAACCTGGGCTACCTTGAAAATTTCCTCTTCGTGTTCCTCAAAGATCTCGACGCTCCCAACGTATTGCTGG GTTTGACGCTGACCGTTGGACATCTGGTTGGGATTCCCCTTATGTTTATGGCAGACAAAATCATCAACAAAGTAGGAAGGGCCACCATCTTCACTATATCATTCATGGCCTACGCCCTGAGGCATCTCGGCTACGCCCATCTAAC CAACCCCTGGTGGACTTTCCCACTGGAGCTTCTCGAAGTTCTGACCTACGAACTGATGTGGGTCGCAGCTACCAACTATTGCCCAGTCCTGGCACCCAAAGGTTTGCTGGCAACGATGACGGGTTTGGCTGGGGCTACTTACTACTCCGTTG GTCGAGGCGTCGGATCCCTCCTGGGAGGGTACCTGATCGCCTCTATCGGTCTCTCGAACACCTTCCTGGCATTCAGCTCAATCTCCTTCGCGTCGGGGATTCTTTACATCATCATCTACTTCACATACCTGAGGAAAGTCATGCTGTCAG AGGAGGAcgtgaaagagagggagaggcagGAGGCTGAAGAGGCTAAAGCCATGCTAGACGCAGATGGGAGACCTGCAGTCATTGTGACTCCCAAGGAACAGCAGAACTCTTCTACGTTGTGA